In Trichoderma atroviride chromosome 2, complete sequence, one DNA window encodes the following:
- a CDS encoding uncharacterized protein (EggNog:ENOG41), with amino-acid sequence MFTYTPLRRDTLEIRLVRILSAGESTCDISLELRHAFIDEISFAALSYVWGDVKNPIEVSINASSCMIGHNLFTALRQLFDNGNHGWLWIDALCIQQSDQEEKTYQVKQMRTIFSHAERVFSWLGPGTSSTDKAIEFASRIGPRALSFGSDPSAFDIPLEELRNYFNRDKDLWKAEVSLKCDTKKLDLAKFIYDIFYWPDLNSRTSRQGEDGDDLVAGIQNLMKREYWQRIWINQEIALAKEVTLMCGTKSVLLDHVEAAFSAVDQCNRLHRYINSETQTFAKGLHPNFWINLPLDTRRRSKSEIGTPLSCLLYTDVVPSGCPLYAASDTRDLVFGLLGIITDNDALQLRVDYQLTKAEVFTAATRALMSKGDKDKNSYHLDHCVPREENTPSTLPSWVPDWQEIGQVGSNKPEMNRGGFFDATSNISIPTLPSNENDDSLGILHRAGCRVDIITEILQPHRPPVGEMAQNVEDWLSGIMAFFRLGPVAGPGEDYIWRTILSQGWYDKVNPSMDEDIAMLVRMIMRGQSIDVKLLRPTQKDFLNNLDSPLARQRNLAARLDQLEYAAQMIKMLQMRGSTVRRRIFKTRKGMLGLGHLAIKPGDVVTLLWGLPSPIILRPRNDGGGGFTFVGDAYVDQIMHGEFLKTDPIHEIFTVY; translated from the coding sequence ATGTTTACTTATACACCTCTTCGTCGCGATACCTTGGAGATCAGGCTTGTTCGAATTTTAAGTGCTGGAGAGTCCACATGCGATATCTCGCTTGAACTACGCCATGCTTTCATCGACGAAATCAGCTTCGCTGCGCTATCGTACGTCTGGGGAGACGTCAAAAATCCAATTGAAGTATCTATAAATGCTTCTTCATGCATGATTGGCCACAATTTGTTCACGGCTCTGAGACAGCTCTTTGACAATGGAAACCATGGATGGCTTTGGATCGATGCTTTGTGCATTCAGCAGTCGgaccaagaagagaagacttACCAGGTCAAGCAAATGCGAACCATCTTCTCCCATGCGGAACGTGTATTTTCATGGCTAGGTCCTGGAACGTCCTCTACAGACAAAGCGATAGAGTTTGCTTCTCGGATTGGGCCGCGGGCACTGTCTTTTGGGAGCGATCCCTCAGCTTTCGATATTCCGCTGGAAGAGCTACGAAACTACTTCAATCGCGACAAAGACTTGTGGAAAGCAGAAGTTTCTCTAAAATGTGATACAAAGAAACTCGATTTGGCCAAGTTCATCTACGATATCTTTTATTGGCCTGATCTAAACAGCCGCACGTCCAGGCaaggggaagatggagatgatctCGTCGCTGGCATTCAAAACCTTATGAAGCGAGAATATTGGCAGCGAATATGGATTAATCAGGAAATTGCTCTCGCAAAAGAAGTCACCCTTATGTGTGGCACGAAGAGCGTATTGCTGGACCACGTCGAGGCGGCTTTCAGCGCAGTGGATCAGTGCAATCGTTTACATCGCTACATAAATTCAGAGACTCAAACTTTTGCCAAGGGGCTGCATCCTAATTTTTGGATAAATTTACCTCTTGACACACGTCGGCGGTCCAAAAGTGAAATCGGCACACCTTTGTCGTGCCTACTATACACAGACGTCGTTCCCTCGGGCTGTCCTTTATACGCTGCTTCAGATACTCGAGATCTGGTTTTTGGGTTGCTCGGCATTATTACCGACAACGATGCTTTACAATTGCGTGTTGACTATCAACTGACAAAAGCTGAGGTCTTCACTGCCGCGACAAGAGCATTGATGTCCAAAGgtgacaaggacaagaactCGTATCATCTTGACCATTGTGtaccaagagaagaaaatacACCAAGCACACTGCCAAGTTGGGTGCCTGACTGGCAAGAAATAGGACAAGTAGGGTCTAATAAACCCGAGATGAATCGCGGTGGATTCTTCGATGCTACTAGCAACATTTCCATTCCAACACTGCCTAGCAACGAGAATGATGATTCTCTTGGAATCCTCCATCGCGCCGGGTGTCGCGTTGATATCATCACCGAGATTCTACAACCGCATAGACCTCCTGTCGGGGAAATGGCGCAGAACGTAGAAGATTGGCTTTCGGGAATCATGGCGTTTTTTAGGTTAGGGCCTGTCGCCGGCCCAGGAGAAGACTACATATGGCGAACTATCTTATCTCAAGGATGGTACGACAAAGTCAACCCTTCTATGGACGAGGACATTGCCATGCTTGTGCGCATGATTATGCGTGGACAGAGTATTGATGTCAAACTCTTGAGGCCTACCCAAAAGGATTTTCTCAACAATTTAGACAGTCCACTTGCTAGGCAACGCAACTTAGCTGCTCGACTTGACCAGCTTGAATATGCCGCACAAATGATTAAAATGCTTCAAATGAGAGGTTCTACGGTTAGAAGAAGGATATTCAAGACAAGAAAGGGCATGCTTGGCCTTGGTCATTTGGCCATCAAGCCTGGAGACGTGGTAACATTGCTGTGGGGATTGCCATCCCCCATCATTTTGCGTCCGCGAAACGACGGGGGTGGCGGCTTTACGTTTGTAGGAGATGCTTATGTGGACCAGATTATGCACGGAGAGTTTCTCAAAACAGATCCTATTCATGAAATATTCACGGTCTATTGA
- a CDS encoding uncharacterized protein (SECRETED:SignalP(1-21)): MNWALVAIGFAAGELAALLSGENINNTLGRAALAGLNGGEDGSGSEDGSKESHLSLCWELNRSTRRL; this comes from the coding sequence aTGAACTGGGCACTGGTCGCCATCGGCTTCGCGGCCGGCGAATTGGCAGCATTGTTGAGTGGCGAGAACATTAACAACACCCTTGGAAGAGCTGCACTGGCAGGCCTCAACGGAGGCGaggatggcagcggcagtgAGGATGGAAGCAAAGAATCTCATCTTAGCCTTTGTTGGGAGTTGAACAGGAGCACGCGGCGATTATAA